A window of Fictibacillus halophilus contains these coding sequences:
- a CDS encoding LCP family protein, whose translation MKKSLKILAILLVGLAVSIGGYAYYLYDSAKDAVNQMHEKVETEKPKPIVTGDQGALKPISILLLGVDEREGDSGRSDTMIVICVDPKNQKMLMFSIPRDTRTKIVGKDREDKINHAYAFGGTQMAMDTVENFLDTSIDYYLKVNMESFQDIVDAVGGVEVNNSLAFEYDGYSFPAGTQELDGKKALAYSRMRYEDPKGDLGRNDRQRQVITSIIDKGARVSSITKYDNILDILGENVKTNMTFQEMKDIQKNYKGARHNIQSTEIKSSGEMIGGTYYGIVDSTEKERVQNLLKEYLEQ comes from the coding sequence ATGAAGAAATCCCTAAAGATTCTAGCTATTCTTCTCGTCGGCTTAGCTGTCAGCATTGGAGGATATGCTTACTACTTATATGATTCTGCCAAAGACGCAGTTAACCAGATGCATGAAAAAGTAGAAACAGAAAAACCAAAGCCTATCGTTACAGGTGATCAGGGAGCACTGAAACCAATTTCTATCTTATTATTAGGTGTAGACGAACGCGAAGGAGATAGCGGACGTTCTGACACGATGATCGTCATTTGCGTCGACCCCAAAAATCAGAAGATGTTAATGTTTAGCATTCCTCGTGACACGCGCACCAAGATTGTAGGTAAAGATAGAGAAGATAAGATTAACCACGCATATGCGTTTGGTGGTACACAGATGGCTATGGATACCGTAGAGAACTTCCTAGACACATCCATTGACTATTATTTAAAAGTGAACATGGAATCGTTTCAAGATATCGTGGATGCGGTCGGTGGGGTTGAAGTTAATAATTCTCTTGCGTTTGAATATGATGGGTATTCATTCCCAGCTGGCACACAAGAACTAGATGGAAAGAAAGCCTTAGCATACTCACGCATGAGATACGAAGATCCTAAGGGAGATCTTGGCCGTAACGACCGTCAGCGTCAAGTCATTACTTCTATCATTGATAAAGGTGCACGTGTTTCTTCTATCACAAAATATGATAACATCCTCGATATTTTAGGAGAGAATGTAAAGACGAACATGACGTTCCAAGAAATGAAAGACATTCAGAAGAACTATAAAGGTGCACGTCATAACATCCAATCTACTGAAATTAAGAGCTCAGGTGAGATGATTGGTGGCACGTATTACGGTATTGTAGATTCTACTGAAAAAGAACGTGTACAGAACCTTTTAAAAGAATATTTGGAACAATAG
- a CDS encoding helix-turn-helix domain-containing protein — protein sequence MIGKNIAERRKAQRMTLSELAKRSNVSKSYLSNIERNVNQNPSIAVLERISKVLNVEVNFLIGDKEEENQKKCSEWTEFVLELKKAGVKKDQIHNYKELIEFIKWKQKK from the coding sequence ATGATTGGAAAAAACATAGCAGAGCGTCGGAAAGCACAACGCATGACTCTTTCTGAGTTAGCAAAACGTTCAAATGTATCAAAATCATATTTAAGTAATATTGAACGTAATGTTAATCAAAATCCTTCAATTGCTGTGCTTGAAAGGATTTCAAAAGTGTTAAATGTGGAAGTTAATTTCCTCATTGGTGATAAAGAAGAAGAGAATCAAAAAAAGTGCAGCGAATGGACCGAATTTGTATTAGAACTTAAGAAAGCAGGTGTGAAGAAAGATCAAATTCATAACTATAAAGAATTGATTGAGTTCATTAAATGGAAACAGAAGAAGTAA
- the galU gene encoding UTP--glucose-1-phosphate uridylyltransferase GalU: MRIKKAIIPAAGLGTRFLPATKAMPKEMLPIVDKPTIQYIVEEAVRSGIEDIIIVTGKGKRAIEDHFDFSHELEQNLFEKGKFDLLEEVQKASKLVDIHYIRQKEPQGLGHAIWCARKFIGNEPFAVLLGDDIVTSDTPCLMQLMNQFKERQSSIIGVQQVPFNEVSRYGIIDGNQISNRLYSVLNLVEKPKQDVSPSNVAIMGRYILTPQIFEILENQTPGAGGEVQLTDAIAELNQLQDVFAYEFEGTRYDVGEKLGFIKTTIDFALQREDLKGDLIKYLTEIVNKVDAPLK; this comes from the coding sequence ATGAGAATAAAAAAGGCAATTATTCCGGCAGCTGGTTTAGGCACTCGTTTCTTACCTGCAACCAAGGCAATGCCTAAAGAGATGCTCCCAATTGTAGATAAGCCCACAATTCAATATATTGTGGAAGAAGCAGTGAGATCAGGAATTGAGGATATAATTATCGTAACGGGTAAGGGCAAACGAGCGATTGAAGATCATTTTGATTTTTCACATGAGCTCGAACAAAATCTATTTGAAAAAGGAAAATTCGATCTGCTCGAAGAAGTCCAAAAAGCTTCGAAACTTGTGGATATACATTATATTCGCCAAAAAGAACCACAAGGGCTAGGTCATGCGATATGGTGTGCTAGGAAGTTTATTGGCAACGAACCTTTTGCTGTCTTGCTTGGAGATGACATTGTTACTTCTGATACTCCTTGCTTAATGCAGCTCATGAATCAATTTAAGGAACGTCAATCATCCATAATCGGTGTTCAGCAAGTTCCCTTTAATGAGGTTTCAAGATACGGAATTATTGATGGTAATCAAATAAGCAATCGTCTTTATTCTGTTCTTAATCTTGTGGAAAAGCCTAAACAAGATGTATCCCCTTCAAATGTAGCCATTATGGGACGCTATATTTTAACACCTCAAATTTTTGAAATTCTTGAAAATCAAACACCAGGAGCTGGAGGTGAGGTTCAACTAACAGATGCAATTGCAGAATTGAATCAATTACAAGATGTATTTGCATATGAATTTGAAGGTACTCGGTACGATGTAGGAGAAAAGTTAGGATTTATTAAGACAACCATAGACTTTGCTCTTCAACGCGAAGACTTAAAAGGTGATTTAATTAAGTATTTAACAGAAATCGTGAATAAAGTGGATGCTCCACTAAAATGA
- a CDS encoding SDR family oxidoreductase has protein sequence MSDQNHPTGQPAQHQNQQPGVEFEMTPKPQSESPTYKGSGKLKGKSTLITGGDSGIGKAAAIAFAKEGANVAIVYLEESSDAEETKSQIEQEGVKCLLIRGDIGDESFCEQAVRDIVGSFGGLDVLVNNAAEQHPQQNFEDITAEQLEKTFRTNIFSMFHLTKAALPHLKQGSSIINTASITAYQGHPELIDYASTKGAIVSFTRSLSNNLVKKGIRVNGIAPGPIWTPLIPSTFTADKVEQFGKDTPMGRPGQPEELAPAYVYLASDDSSYVSGQMIHINGGKVVNG, from the coding sequence ATGTCTGATCAAAACCATCCAACCGGTCAACCAGCACAGCATCAAAACCAACAGCCCGGTGTAGAATTTGAAATGACACCTAAGCCGCAATCGGAAAGTCCTACCTATAAAGGCAGTGGAAAACTAAAAGGAAAATCCACACTGATTACTGGTGGAGACAGCGGAATCGGTAAAGCTGCAGCCATCGCTTTCGCAAAAGAAGGAGCAAATGTTGCCATCGTCTATCTGGAAGAATCGAGCGACGCTGAGGAAACAAAAAGTCAGATTGAGCAAGAAGGCGTAAAATGCCTGTTGATTCGTGGTGATATTGGTGATGAATCTTTTTGTGAACAAGCCGTTCGTGACATTGTCGGTTCGTTCGGTGGACTAGACGTTCTCGTAAACAACGCTGCTGAACAACATCCACAACAGAATTTTGAGGACATTACAGCGGAACAGCTTGAGAAAACATTCCGTACAAATATATTTAGCATGTTCCATTTGACGAAAGCCGCTCTTCCACATTTGAAACAAGGAAGTTCGATCATTAATACAGCTTCGATTACAGCCTATCAAGGTCATCCTGAGTTGATTGATTACGCGTCAACGAAAGGTGCAATCGTGTCGTTCACTCGTTCGTTGTCGAATAACTTAGTTAAGAAAGGAATCCGTGTGAACGGTATTGCACCTGGACCGATCTGGACTCCACTCATCCCTTCTACTTTCACTGCCGATAAAGTAGAACAATTCGGTAAAGATACTCCGATGGGCAGACCAGGTCAGCCAGAAGAACTTGCACCAGCATATGTTTATTTAGCAAGTGACGATTCTTCGTATGTTTCAGGTCAGATGATTCATATTAATGGTGGAAAAGTAGTTAATGGATAA
- a CDS encoding glycosyltransferase family 2 protein, with protein sequence MIFYLTLIVIALCTLLPLLHMCNSLPFLNKRKMNINKFNYKEKGISILIPCFNEERILDLTIRGMNRIEYQNKEVIYINDGSTDLTMEKLHSLLNLQPIDMTGSERLKHMPIRSTYQSLLFPNVYVIDKLNGGKADSLNAGIEYASKELIITLDADSILANDSLDLINQAFQDQNVVAAGGMVHILQGRKENFRLSFRQKHIIRFQIFEYFKGFYIYKSSLAKLNALAIISGAFGVFDKETLFTIGGYRKTLGEDIDITLRLQYFIQKNRSKKVLFLPEAVCYTECPENWSDLFKQRIRWQKAFIDCVFKFAGSLIKSVFTKRLSFFFLIEAFVVGTLATYFTIVSLAMLCFVNEENTIYSLWSYIIISTMLNGIYSLTAVYIANHHGQKFSHYDKFRLVNTIILDLAIFRFITFLFIMIGTILYFFNRHDWNKVTRTGRVYQIEKAS encoded by the coding sequence ATGATATTCTATCTTACTTTAATCGTTATTGCCTTATGTACGCTCCTACCTTTACTTCACATGTGTAATTCACTTCCATTTTTAAACAAAAGAAAAATGAATATAAATAAATTTAACTATAAGGAAAAAGGGATAAGTATTCTAATTCCTTGTTTTAACGAAGAAAGAATACTGGATTTAACGATTAGAGGGATGAACCGGATTGAATACCAAAATAAAGAAGTTATATATATCAATGACGGTTCTACAGACCTGACAATGGAAAAGCTTCATAGCCTTCTTAATTTACAGCCCATTGACATGACAGGTTCTGAAAGATTAAAGCATATGCCTATTCGATCTACTTATCAATCTTTGCTTTTTCCTAATGTTTACGTCATTGATAAATTAAACGGTGGTAAAGCAGATTCTTTAAATGCAGGTATAGAATACGCTTCAAAAGAATTGATTATTACTTTAGATGCTGACAGTATACTTGCGAATGATTCGTTAGATCTTATAAATCAAGCATTTCAAGATCAAAATGTTGTAGCAGCTGGGGGAATGGTACATATTCTTCAAGGCAGAAAAGAAAATTTTCGACTATCTTTCAGACAAAAGCATATCATCCGCTTTCAAATTTTTGAATATTTTAAGGGCTTTTACATCTATAAGTCTTCATTGGCAAAACTAAATGCGTTAGCTATTATTTCAGGTGCATTTGGTGTATTTGACAAGGAGACATTGTTTACAATCGGTGGGTATAGAAAAACCTTAGGAGAGGATATTGATATAACATTACGTCTACAATATTTTATCCAAAAAAACAGATCTAAAAAAGTATTGTTTTTGCCTGAAGCAGTTTGTTATACAGAATGTCCAGAAAACTGGTCTGACTTGTTTAAACAACGAATTCGTTGGCAAAAAGCCTTTATTGATTGTGTGTTTAAATTCGCGGGATCGCTTATAAAAAGTGTTTTCACAAAACGCCTATCTTTTTTCTTTTTAATTGAAGCATTTGTAGTAGGCACTTTAGCCACTTATTTCACAATCGTTTCGTTAGCGATGCTATGTTTCGTTAATGAAGAAAATACTATTTATTCTTTATGGAGTTACATCATAATTTCCACCATGTTAAATGGTATTTACAGTCTTACAGCTGTATATATAGCAAATCATCATGGCCAAAAATTTAGCCATTATGACAAGTTCCGGTTAGTTAATACAATAATACTAGACTTAGCGATTTTTCGATTCATTACATTCTTATTTATTATGATAGGCACAATATTATACTTTTTTAATAGACATGATTGGAATAAGGTCACTAGAACAGGAAGAGTCTATCAGATTGAGAAAGCTAGTTAA
- a CDS encoding glycoside hydrolase family 16 protein, whose translation MKRFSFVTLIILITTILYIKNFNTTKESIPSPAVNKQQTLIKNTNQELLKTTTGEWELIYMDEFQSLKPKIWNVVDRGNNYNNELQYYRKENVEVSSDYLRLVAKEEHYKKHKYTSGQINTKDKLNIHYGRIEIRLKYTEGAGLFPAIWLLPSNNKKNLPEIDIFESIGQDPSKVYMVNHYGNRNNYSSDYEEFILKDYKKYHTYTLEWEKNELRWYIDNELRFSNRNGVPQEPMYLILNLAVGGNWPGNPDQNTLFPASMDVDYVKIYKSTNQGD comes from the coding sequence ATGAAAAGATTTTCATTTGTAACTCTAATAATCTTAATCACCACAATCCTCTATATCAAAAATTTTAATACAACGAAAGAGAGTATTCCTTCACCAGCCGTAAATAAACAGCAAACATTAATTAAAAATACAAATCAGGAATTGCTTAAGACAACTACCGGAGAATGGGAATTGATCTACATGGATGAATTCCAATCATTAAAACCCAAAATATGGAATGTTGTTGATAGAGGAAACAATTACAATAATGAACTTCAATATTATAGAAAGGAAAATGTTGAAGTTTCATCTGATTATTTACGTCTAGTAGCAAAAGAAGAGCATTACAAAAAACATAAATATACATCGGGGCAAATTAATACAAAAGACAAATTGAATATTCATTATGGAAGAATTGAAATCAGGCTGAAGTACACAGAAGGGGCAGGGTTGTTTCCTGCTATTTGGTTATTGCCATCGAATAACAAAAAAAATTTACCTGAAATAGATATTTTTGAATCGATCGGTCAGGATCCATCAAAAGTCTATATGGTTAATCATTACGGGAATCGAAATAATTATTCGAGTGATTATGAGGAGTTTATATTAAAAGATTATAAAAAATACCATACATACACCTTGGAGTGGGAAAAAAACGAGCTCAGATGGTATATCGATAATGAACTTCGATTTTCCAATAGAAACGGAGTTCCACAAGAGCCAATGTACCTTATTTTGAACTTAGCAGTTGGAGGGAATTGGCCTGGAAATCCTGATCAAAATACCCTGTTTCCTGCTAGCATGGACGTTGATTATGTAAAGATTTACAAATCTACTAATCAGGGAGATTAA
- a CDS encoding sigma-70 family RNA polymerase sigma factor, with translation MKNEELGEFISIDGMSNDDAIIYLMRRYGEEIKRLVYTFVKNWQQAEDITQDVFVTLYTKLDTFRGDSAIRSWIYSIAINRSKDFLKSWSYRKLAFTDKFSNDQKDTAYSAEDGFINMSEDKLLYEAVLSLQIKYREVILLHYYKEFSIREICDLLSMNESTVKTRLSRARKLLQQKYVELGGER, from the coding sequence GTGAAGAATGAGGAGTTAGGGGAATTTATAAGTATTGATGGTATGAGCAATGACGATGCTATCATCTACTTAATGAGAAGATATGGAGAAGAAATAAAGCGTCTTGTTTATACATTCGTAAAGAACTGGCAGCAAGCTGAAGATATTACACAAGACGTTTTTGTAACGCTATATACAAAACTGGATACATTTCGTGGAGATTCGGCTATCAGAAGCTGGATCTATTCTATCGCAATAAACCGTTCTAAAGACTTTCTAAAAAGTTGGAGCTACCGTAAGCTCGCCTTTACAGATAAGTTTTCAAACGATCAAAAAGACACTGCTTATTCTGCAGAAGATGGGTTTATCAACATGAGTGAAGATAAATTGCTTTATGAAGCTGTCCTTTCACTTCAAATTAAATATCGTGAAGTGATCTTGTTACACTACTATAAAGAATTTTCCATTCGTGAGATTTGTGATCTTCTGTCTATGAATGAATCAACTGTCAAAACACGCTTAAGCCGCGCGCGAAAATTGCTGCAGCAAAAATATGTAGAACTAGGGGGTGAGCGATAA
- a CDS encoding AAA family ATPase produces MFFVQMSGFPGSGKSTLAREIAKETGAIIIDHDIVKSALLQSVEGTPIDAKSTGAIGYHIDWSLIDFLLSQGRSVIFDSPCLYDEMIEKGTHLAKKHHVTYKYVECYLNNRNEINNRLKNRDRMISQIKEITSEEAFQYTIKNSKKPMGLKCLVVDTSEHLESYVPNVLNYIGE; encoded by the coding sequence ATGTTTTTTGTCCAAATGTCTGGTTTTCCAGGCTCAGGTAAATCTACACTGGCGCGCGAGATCGCAAAAGAAACAGGAGCTATCATTATTGACCACGACATTGTGAAATCGGCTTTATTGCAATCTGTAGAGGGAACGCCAATTGATGCAAAGTCTACTGGTGCGATCGGCTACCATATCGATTGGTCTCTCATTGATTTCTTGTTATCACAAGGAAGATCTGTTATTTTTGACAGTCCCTGTTTATATGACGAGATGATTGAAAAAGGAACTCATCTAGCGAAGAAGCATCACGTTACATATAAGTATGTGGAATGCTACCTCAATAATCGTAACGAAATAAATAATAGACTAAAGAATCGTGACCGAATGATCAGCCAAATTAAAGAGATCACCTCTGAAGAAGCTTTTCAATATACGATAAAAAACAGTAAAAAGCCTATGGGTCTCAAATGTTTAGTCGTGGATACTTCAGAGCATTTAGAGAGTTATGTTCCGAACGTGCTCAATTATATTGGTGAATAA
- a CDS encoding DUF624 domain-containing protein yields the protein MLSRLMSYVYVFADWFVRLLVLNLLWVVLTVIGLGIFGWLPATLTVIYILKNWLYQKTQVRSIKSYGKVYMVHLKKSQGLNAAFLIFGLVAYMDFFFFVDQSPMIASIGLGFLMSVCLALLVLLLYVLPIYSEPDVGLRFALKLGLSIGMQQWGRTLLTCLGLMLLIGIYYVRIDILLCFGMSLTLLWVLKTTKMVQNT from the coding sequence GTGCTCTCAAGATTAATGTCATACGTATACGTTTTTGCCGATTGGTTTGTGAGATTGTTAGTACTCAATCTATTGTGGGTGGTTTTAACGGTAATTGGATTAGGGATATTTGGATGGCTACCCGCAACGTTAACAGTCATCTATATTTTGAAAAACTGGCTTTATCAAAAAACGCAAGTTCGGTCCATAAAATCTTATGGAAAGGTTTATATGGTGCATCTTAAAAAGTCTCAAGGATTGAACGCAGCGTTTCTGATCTTCGGGCTCGTGGCTTACATGGATTTTTTTTTCTTTGTGGATCAAAGTCCTATGATTGCAAGTATAGGATTAGGTTTTCTGATGAGTGTTTGCTTAGCACTACTCGTTTTATTGTTATACGTACTTCCCATTTATAGTGAACCAGACGTTGGTTTAAGGTTTGCTCTGAAGTTAGGATTGAGTATCGGAATGCAACAGTGGGGAAGAACGTTATTAACATGTTTAGGGTTGATGCTCCTTATTGGCATCTATTATGTTCGAATAGATATACTGCTCTGTTTTGGGATGAGTCTGACGCTTTTATGGGTGTTAAAGACAACAAAGATGGTGCAAAATACATGA
- a CDS encoding sugar phosphate isomerase/epimerase family protein: MKFAASSKIFWDYSLEKTLQMVKQIGLDGLEINCRPPHFQMEWTEKEYCKIASIAQELELEIPLLSGYMGAKRGNDSEQKEFDHILEAAVHLNSTYIRVQVGGPNAFLASDEDYHETARWVNQCAYKAKLVNKKIVIEMSNGTLVESADDALKLLSYLSMDNVGFVHDAGNMFISWVDYGAESIKKLGDRLYYVHAKGEKRTDKLGEPGSFASETIRGTEYFVQSMLESGEVDHNLVFQALVDQKYKGWITLECHAPFPPFKRVQQDYDYVKNLLSKLDKVSAEE, from the coding sequence ATGAAGTTTGCAGCGTCTAGTAAAATATTTTGGGATTATTCGTTAGAAAAGACGTTACAGATGGTCAAACAAATAGGTCTGGACGGCTTAGAGATCAACTGCCGACCGCCTCACTTTCAGATGGAGTGGACGGAAAAAGAGTATTGTAAGATAGCGAGCATCGCCCAGGAGTTAGAGCTTGAAATTCCTTTGCTATCAGGATATATGGGTGCAAAAAGAGGAAATGATAGTGAACAGAAAGAATTTGATCATATACTAGAAGCTGCCGTCCACTTGAATTCAACTTATATCAGGGTGCAAGTAGGTGGGCCGAATGCTTTCTTAGCGAGCGATGAAGATTATCATGAGACAGCCCGGTGGGTGAATCAGTGTGCGTATAAAGCGAAGTTAGTGAATAAGAAAATCGTGATCGAGATGAGTAACGGAACATTGGTAGAGAGTGCTGATGATGCACTTAAGTTATTAAGCTATCTCTCTATGGATAACGTAGGTTTTGTTCATGATGCAGGCAACATGTTCATCTCCTGGGTAGATTACGGAGCAGAATCTATAAAAAAACTTGGTGACCGCCTATACTATGTTCACGCAAAAGGTGAGAAGCGAACAGATAAACTAGGAGAGCCAGGCAGTTTTGCAAGCGAAACGATTAGAGGCACAGAGTATTTTGTTCAGTCTATGTTAGAGAGCGGCGAAGTGGATCATAACCTGGTCTTTCAAGCTTTGGTTGATCAGAAATATAAGGGTTGGATAACATTAGAGTGTCATGCACCATTTCCACCGTTTAAAAGAGTTCAGCAAGATTATGATTACGTAAAGAATCTATTAAGTAAGTTGGATAAAGTTTCAGCAGAGGAGTAA
- a CDS encoding DegT/DnrJ/EryC1/StrS family aminotransferase, with protein sequence MMPELAINGGRKTKTTPFGTGKRFGIDEALQVMEALEQNTLFYHFGNKVKTFLHTFNEIYGVSYSVATSSGTAAIHVALGAAGVTEGDEVITSPITDQGTIIGVLYQNAVPVFADVCPTSYNMTAQTIEKKISARTKAIIVVHLAGNPCEMDEIMELAKKHNLKVIEDCAQSYLATYNGRLTGTLGDYGCFSTNDFKHISTGDGGIVTVNSGDEDDYKKTHAFADKNYQRLGTDVDKDISFLAPNYRMTELQGAVGIAQLKKLHWICEQRNVYGMKLQARLEGIKGILPARIPNDSYSTFWFYMFRVDEEALGCTRDEFSEALEAEGIPNGAGYIPKVIYQLTMFQEKQAYPGTHTPFQYTSENYEEGDCPNAELVLKTAVRLNVNEFYTEKDLEETCLAIEKVAAYFMNRKRSVNIGRS encoded by the coding sequence ATGATGCCTGAACTCGCTATAAACGGTGGAAGGAAGACGAAGACAACACCATTTGGAACGGGCAAACGATTTGGAATAGACGAAGCCCTTCAAGTGATGGAAGCTCTCGAACAAAATACGCTGTTTTATCACTTTGGAAACAAAGTGAAGACGTTTCTTCATACCTTTAATGAAATATATGGCGTTTCGTATAGTGTAGCGACATCCTCAGGCACAGCTGCGATCCATGTGGCTCTTGGTGCAGCAGGGGTGACAGAAGGAGACGAAGTAATTACAAGTCCAATTACAGATCAAGGGACGATAATCGGGGTGCTGTATCAAAACGCAGTACCCGTATTTGCTGATGTGTGTCCAACCAGTTATAACATGACAGCACAGACGATCGAGAAGAAGATTTCGGCTCGAACAAAAGCGATCATTGTTGTTCACTTGGCTGGGAATCCGTGCGAGATGGATGAAATTATGGAGCTTGCCAAAAAACATAACCTCAAAGTGATCGAGGACTGTGCTCAAAGCTACCTCGCTACTTATAATGGAAGACTAACAGGCACACTAGGTGATTATGGCTGTTTTAGCACCAACGATTTCAAGCACATCTCAACAGGCGATGGTGGCATCGTTACAGTGAATTCTGGTGATGAAGACGACTACAAAAAAACACATGCGTTTGCAGATAAAAACTATCAGAGACTTGGAACAGATGTAGATAAAGATATCTCATTTCTAGCGCCAAACTATCGAATGACAGAGCTTCAAGGAGCGGTTGGAATTGCTCAACTGAAGAAACTGCATTGGATCTGCGAACAGAGAAACGTGTATGGCATGAAACTTCAAGCAAGATTAGAAGGCATAAAAGGTATTCTTCCAGCGCGTATTCCGAATGACAGCTACAGCACGTTTTGGTTCTACATGTTCAGAGTGGATGAAGAAGCGCTAGGCTGTACACGGGATGAGTTTTCAGAAGCTCTAGAGGCAGAAGGAATACCGAATGGCGCAGGTTATATTCCGAAAGTGATCTATCAGCTTACGATGTTTCAAGAAAAACAAGCCTATCCAGGCACACACACACCGTTTCAATATACGAGTGAGAACTATGAAGAAGGAGATTGTCCGAACGCAGAACTCGTGTTGAAAACAGCGGTTCGCTTAAATGTGAATGAATTTTATACGGAAAAGGATTTAGAAGAGACGTGCCTCGCCATCGAAAAAGTAGCGGCTTATTTTATGAACAGAAAAAGAAGTGTGAACATAGGAAGAAGTTAG